In a single window of the Gadus chalcogrammus isolate NIFS_2021 chromosome 20, NIFS_Gcha_1.0, whole genome shotgun sequence genome:
- the gtf2e1 gene encoding general transcription factor IIE subunit 1 — MTEPELLTEVPAALKRLAKQVVRGFYGMDHALALDVLIRNPCVREEDMLELLKFDRKQLRSVLNTLKGDKFVKCRMRVETAPDGKTTRHNYYFINYRLLVNVVKYKLDHIRRRIETDERDSTNRASFRCPCCFSVFTDLEANQLFDPMTGTFHCTFCQTEVEEDESAVPKKDARTQVARFNEQIEPIYVLLRETENVNLSQDLLEPEPSEIPALKQSRDRAAALLGASGPQREAWTSKGPSYGDMYTQNVVISMEEQEDQRRQANEGKPVKEKIVWLTQSTVQGAYSEPDAAKNPGEIAGSQDGAGAHGLDQSDENEEVMRALLIHEKRGAAGAGGGGATSGASAAAAARTLATAGGSDSDSDTSESDDDKPAAPPLVAAAAAAARRAGGGGGGGGASKRQHQEMDDDDDDEFEEVGDEPTVMVGGKSFSYREVSQRPQLVEQMSAQEKEAYIEMGQNLFQDMYF; from the exons ATGACTGAACCAGAGTTATTGACCGAAGTCCCCGCGGCTCTGAAGCGCCTGGCCAAGCAGGTGGTGCGGGGTTTCTACGGGATGGATCATGCACTCGCCTTGGACGTCCTGATCCGCAACCCCTGTGTGCGGGAGGAGGACATGCTGGAGCTGCTCAAGTTCGACCGCAAGCAGCTGCGCTCGGTGCTCAACACGTTGAAGGGCGACAAGTTTGTCAAGTGCAGAATGAGGGTGGAGACGGCCCCGGACGGCAAGACAACGCGCCACAACTACTATTTCATCAACTAcag ACTGCTGGTCAACGTGGTCAAGTACAAGTTGGACCACATCCGGCGCCGCATCGAGACGGACGAACGGGACTCCACCAACCGCGCCTCCTTCCGCTGCCCCTGCTGCTTCTCCGTCTTTACGGACCTGGAGGCCAACCAGCTGTTTGACCCCATGACAG GGACCTTCCACTGCACCTTCTGCcagacggaggtggaggaggacgagtcGGCGGTGCCCAAGAAGGACGCCCGGACCCAGGTGGCCCGCTTCAACGAGCAGATCGAGCCCATCTACGTGCTGTTGCGCGAGACGGAGAACGTCAACCTGTCCCAAGACCTGCTGGAGCCCGAGCCCTCGGAGATCCCCGCCCTCAAgcagag tcgtGACCGCGCCGCTGCGCTCCTGGGCGCCTCGGGGCCCCAGCGCGAGGCCTGGACCAGCAAGGGCCCGTCGTACGGCGACATGTACACCCAGAACGTGGTCATCAgcatggaggagcaggaggaccaGCGCCGGCAGGCCAACGAGGGCAAGCCCGTCAAGGAGAAGATCGTGTGGCTGACCCAGAGCACTGTGCAGGGAGCCTACAGCGAGCCGGACGCCGCCAAGAACC CCGGAGAAATCGCCGGCAGCCAGGACGGCGCCGGGGCCCACGGATTGGACCAATCGGACGAGAACGAGGAAGTGATGCGCGCCCTCCTCATCCACGAGAAGCGGGGCGCGGCCGGCGCCGGCGGAGGCGGAGCGACCAGCGGGGCGAGCGCCGCGGCCGCCGCCCGCACCCTGGCCACCGCCGGCGGCAGCGACTCGGACAGCGACACCAGCGAGTCGGACGACGACAAGCCCGCGGCCCCTCCCctcgtggcggcggcggcggcggcggctcgacgtgccggcggcggcggcggcggcgggggggcgtcCAAGCGGCAGCACCAGGAgatggacgacgacgacgacgacgagttCGAGGAGGTGGGCGACGAGCCCACGGTGATGGTGGGCGGGAAGTCGTTCTCCTACCGGGAGGTCAGCCAGCGGCCCCAGCTGGTGGAGCAGATGAGCGCGCAGGAGAAGGAGGCCTACATCGAGATGGGGCAGAACCTCTTCCAGGACATGTACTTCTGA